GGACAGTGCCAGCGTCCTCGCTGGCTAGAATTTATGATATAGAATTTCTATCCAATAAATAGTCTTTGATTTGAGAGAAAATCTGGGTGGTGCGTGCGCTGCGCTTACGCACCCTACGGGTAGGGTATAATTAGAAATAGCGATCGCATTCTGAGACTAACAATATGGTTATTAGTCCTGTGATATTAAACTTAGATAGGGTTCATCTGAGTGATGAACAGTTTTATCAATTGTGTCAAAATAACCGAGACTTAAAATTTGAAAGAAATGCTCAGGGAGAATTAACTATTATGTCTCCAGTGGGGGGAGAAAGTGGAAATCGAGAAGCCGATCTCATTGCTGATTTAGTAATTTGGAATCGTCAAACAAAATTAGGTTATACTTTTAGTTCTTCAACAATTTTTAAACTTCCCAATGGGGGAGATCGTTCGCCGGATGTGGCTTGGATTAAAAAAGAACGTTGGGAAAATCTCACCCCTGAACAACGGCGAAAATTCCCGCCAATAGCACCAGATTTTGTCATAGAATTAAGGTCAGCAACGGATGAATTAGAACCTTTACGTCAAAAAATGTTAGAATATTTAGATGCAGGAGTTCAATTAGGTTGGTTAATTAATCCTCAACAGCAACAAGTTGAAATTTATCGCCTTGAAAAACCTGTAGAATTGAGGAATATTCCTACAGAATTATCCGGTGAGAAGATCTTACCGGGGTTTCGTTTAAATTTATTGCTGTTTTGAGATAATATTATTGTTTGTGAGTCAACAATTTAGGGGTGCGTGCGCTGCGCTTACACACCCTACGGTTTATTGTTGATCATTTTGGTCTGGAACTTCATCGGAATCAGGTGAAGGTTCGGAATTAGGAACAGGGTTAGTTGAGGTATCAAAATATTGATAAATCGTAGAAGAAATTTGACGAATCAATTCTTCGGCTTGGGGATCATCCTCTTCTCGTTGAACTAATACCCCCACTAAATATCGTTTTCCATTCGGCATATCAATTAAGCCAATATCCCCAGAAACTGTGTCAATATTGCCTGTTTTATGAGCAATAAAAGCACCCTCTCCTAAACCACTGGGTAATAAAGAACGATTACGAGTTTGCTGCATAATTCTTAACATAAAATCACGGGATTTCACAGAAACCAACTTCCCTTGATTGATTTCCGCCATTAACGTTACTAAATCTTTGCTGGTGGTTTTATTAGTTCCTTCCAAATCAGGCAGGATATTTTGCATTTGAGTTTGTTTTAATTGCCAAGAAACAAACTGTTGATTCAACGATTCAATACCGCCCAAACGATCAATAATCATATTGGTAGCCGTATTATCACTATTGGTAATCATTAAAGTAGCTGTTTCTAAAGCTGTAAATTTACTACCGATGGGTTTATCTTGGAGTTCTCCAGACCCTTTCGCGATGTGCTTTTCCTCCATTGTCAGAATTTCATCTAAACGAATTCTCCCTTCATCAACGGCTTGAAAAAATGAAACTAAAATGGGAAGTTTAATGGTACTAGCAGCAGGTATGGGGGTTTCTCCTGAAATATCAACATAATTTCCCGTATCTAAATCAACCAGAAATACCCCTGGTTTTAACTTGGGTGAATCCTGAGCTAAAGCCAGAATTGCTGTTTTTAAATCCGTCGCTTCTTGAGTGAGTTGTAACGGTTGAACTTGAGTATTAGACGGGTTAGAATTAGGGTTTTGTTGCTGTTCTAAGGTTAAATTAACGGTTTGATTTGCTTCTGCACTCGAACGTCCCAACGCATTTAAAATTGAAAGAATTGTCCCTGAAATCACACCAATTCCAATTCCTAAAATTAACAGACGAGTGGCGTAAACCATCGGCGACACCCGACGTTTTTTCCGTATTCGTTTTACAGATTGATCCCTGGGTCTACCGGGAAGCGAAGTTGTCGCGACTCGATCCCTTGGAGAACGCCGAGATCGTTGCGACCCCGATATCGGAGGCTTGAGAAACGATAAAATCGAAGCTAGGGTGACTTTCTGGCGTGGCCGTTTACCCGGTTGAGAGGGAGATTGACGAGATTTGGGTCGCCTAGGAGCTTGTTGTCGCAGTTGAGAAACCAGGGGATCAAAAGACTCTAAACGGCTGGGATCAACGTTCTGACGGGGCTCTGGTGAGCGATCCCGACGAGGAACAGGTTGAGGTTGAGGAGGAGTTGAACCACGAGAACGGCGCCGAGGCTGTGATTTCGACGAATTGCCATTGCGGGACTTTGGCCCAGAGGACGCAGAGCCAGAGTTAGAAGCAGAAAGTTTTGAGAAGAACGACTGACGCGGAGATCGTTGAGCCACACCTAACACCTGACTAGGATTTTAAGACTGTTTTTAAGAGGATGCAATCATTTTCCACCCGACCTGATGATGAACCGTCCCCTCTTCTTTAACTCATGAGCCAAGGAAAGGGGGGTCTGTTTAAACTTAATCGGGCGACGCTTTTAGGGTATCATCAATTGCCACAAAATTGTTACAGTTTATTGCCCATTCGACTTGACTTAAGATACCGCGTAACATTGCCACTTCTTCCCCCGTTAAATTAGCACGATTAAACAAACGCCGGAATTTTTTCATGCGGCTATTGCTGGTATGGGGATACAAATATCCAACCCGAAGTAACAAGGTTTCCAACTGTTGATAATATCCCTCTAAGACCTCTAAGGGAACGGTAGAAGGGTTGGGGCTTTCCATTGGCTGTGCTGGAGTGGGTTGGATTTCTAACGCTAAATATCGTAATTCATAACAACACACTCCAACAGCTTGAGCTAAATTTAAAGACGGATAACTAGAACTGGAAGGAATACGCAGAAATCGTTGAGCATAACTCAATTCATGATTATTTAAACCTCGATCTTCTGGGCCAAAAATTAAAGCTGAAGGACAATCTAATAACCAAGGTAAAACCGTTCTGGGTTCTTCTAAATCAGTGGGTAATGCTTGGGAGCGAGATCGGGCTGTGGTTGCGATCGCTCGTTGACATCCGGTTAAGGCTTCGGGTAGAGACGAAACGATGATAGCTTGTTCTAAAATATCAACCGCATGAACAGCCATTCTTTTGGCTTCATCCCCCAGGGGATCACAATGGGGGTTGACTAATATTAATTGCTCTAATCCCATATTTTTCATCACCCGCGCCACTGAACCCACATTTAACGCCCCTGCGGGTTCAACTAACACAATGCGGATGAAAGTTAATCGGGTGTTCTCAGAAACGGTCTGTGACATGGAAATGGTATGATCAACCGAGATTCAAGCAACTTCAATAACTTAGCATGGTGCGCGTGCCATCCAAATCCGACTTACCGACAAAAATTTGTCCCGTTTGCGATCGCCCCTTCACCGGGCGAAAAAAATGGGCAAACTGTTGGGATGAAGTCAAATATTGTTCTGAACGCTGCCGTCGTCGTCGTTCTTCTTCTACCCCAGAGATAGAACACCCCCAATAACACCCCGATCTTTGTTCACTTTACAATACATTCATGGTGGTTCAACCTAAACTGATTATTCATGGTGGTGCTGGCAGTTCTCTCCAAGGTAAAGGAGGGTTAGAAGCCGTTCGTAAATCCCTGTATCAAGTGATTGATGAAGTCTACGCCTTACTGTTGAAAGGGGCTAGTGCTAAAGAAGCGGTGGTGCGCGGCTGTCAACTCCTCGAAGATGATCCCCGATTTAATGCGGGTACAGGTTCCGTTTTACAGTCCGATGGCCAAATCCGCATGAGTGCCGCCTTAATGGATGGAACCTTAAAACGGTTTAGTGGCGTGATTAACGTTTCACGGGTCAAAAATCCCATCGATTTAGCCGTTTTCTTACAAAATGCCTCGGATCACGTTTTATCGGATTCTGGGGCGGCTGAATTAGCACGGGAACTGCAACTTCCTCTGTATAATCCCCTCACCGATCAACGATTACAAGAATGGCTAGAAGACCGTAAGGATAATTTTAAACGCAGTATGGCCAATGTTGTTTCCGAACCTGCGGGAACCGGAACTATTGGGGTTGTCGCCTTGGATCAAAATGGCCAATTAGTTGCCGGAACCTCAACCGGAGGAAAAGGGTTTGAACGCATCGGTCGAGTCAGTGACTCGGCGACTCCGGCGGGAAATTATGCTACGGATCAAGCGGGGGTGAGTTGTACCGGAATTGGGGAAGATATTCTCGATGAATGTTTAGCTGCCAAAATTGTAACGCGGGTCACGGATGGTCAAACGTTAAAAGCCGCCTTTGACAAATCCTTTGCAGAAGCTCATGAGCGTCAACGGGATTTTGGGGCCATTGGCATTGATGCAACGGGTGCGATCGCCTGGGGAAAAACCTGTGATGTGATTCTAGCTGCTTTTCACGACGGTCAAAACAAAGGTGATAGCCTGGAAGCGCCGAAAGGAACTCAAGTATTTTCTGGGATTTATTGATAGGAAGTCGGGGGAGAAAAGGGGAAGCGGAGGAGAAATCCTTAACTTCTGACTCCCCATTCCTCTATGAACAGTCAACAGCCAACACCTAGTTCTGTTAACTTTTCAAACACAATTCATAATTCCTAGAAGAGGATGATTTATAATTCAGGTGTGATTATTTTGCGAATTACTATGCTCGTTGATTCCTGGCAGGATAGAGTGCAGAAATTGATTAACCCGGAAGCAATAGTGTCCTTTGATTGATCTTAAGAATCCTTTAACATCACCCTGAAGAGATCATAAAAAGATCGAGCTATTCTCTCTGTGCTGATTGGGGATTGTCAAAATACCAAGCTCTACATCTATTCTGTTAATAAACGAGGGATAGGAATGCAAACTATTCTTGCCTTATCCGCTCAAGGAGTGTGGATTATGAGACGGATTTTAGTGGTTGATGATTCAGCAACGATGCGAAAAATGGTAATCGCGTCTTTGCGAGATTTAACTGATGTTAGTTTTAGTGAAGCGGGGAATGGTTTAGAAGCAATTGAACAACTGGAAGTGGCTCCCTTTGATTTGATGATATTGGATTTGAATATGCCCGATATGCACGGGTTAGAAGTTCTAAAATTTGTTTTAGGACATCCCAGTTATCACGATACACCGATTGTGATTCTGACAACTAAGGGTGATGAAAATAGTCGGAGTAAAGCCATTGCCGCAGGTGCAGCTTGTTATTTAACCAAACCCTTTGAGCCTAAATTCTTAGCGAGTGAAATTCGCCAGTTACTAACTTCAGTTTCAGTGTGAAGGGATTTTATTTCTAAGTCAATCAAACCCAAATCCTACTTTTCATGAGAAATATTAATATCATTCTTGTGAGGAAACTTCCATTGTGTCCAATCCGCCTAACAAAAATTTTTTCGAGGATTTCCTAGAAGATTATTTTGCAGAATGCGAAGAACATTTAGCCGTCATCAGACGAGAACTTCTAACCCTAGAATCCTGGATTAATCAATCCCAGATTGAGCGCTCTCACCTCAATGAATTATTTCGTTGTTTCCATTCCATCAAAGGATTATCAGGAATGGTCGGAGTGGGACTCGCGGAAGAATTAGCCCATCAAATGGAAAGCTATTTACGAGTCTTACGGGATCAAAAAATAGCTCTATCTTCTGACGGATTTGATGCTTTAATTGCGGGTACAAAACTTCTAGAACAAGTCATAACTTGTCACCGAACTCAAACCCCACCCCCCGATATTACCGACATTAGCACCCAACTGAGGGCGGTTATTCCTAACGAAAACGTCGAAAACCCCTTATCTGGCCTGGTTACCCCGGTAGAATTCAAACTCAAACCCCAAGAACAAGAAACATTCAACACCGCAATTAACAACGGCGAAACCCTTTGGCACTTTGTATTCTCACCGAGTACCCAACTCTCAGAACAGGGAATCCGAGTTAATACAATTCGAGAACACTTACAAACCTTCGGTCAATTAATTTATACTGCACCTCGCATGAGTGAGGGCAACAAAATTCTATTTGATTTCATCCTCGCCACCACTTTGCCAGAAATTCCCTTTCCAGAAACCGAGCAACCGGGCTTAACCTGGCAGCTTTACTTAAAAGGAAGGAAACCAGAAACAGCAGACCCGGAAGCGACCCCACCCGAAGAAGATCACCCAATTCCCCCCGCTCCCCCTCTCCCCCTCTCCCCTTCCCCCCTGCCCCTTTCCCCCTCCTCCAATGTGGTGCGTGTAGATTTACCGAAACTGGATGATTTGATGCGAATGGTGGGGGATTTGGTCATGAGTCGTGCCCGTTTAGAGGATCATTTCAAATCCATCACGTCCTATCTTCCCTCCCCTCAAATTCGAGCCCTACAAGAAATTAACTTAATGCTAGAACGACAATTACGAGATCTGCGTCAAGGGGTGATGCAAGTCCGTTTAGTTCCCATTGGTGAGATTTTTGCTCGGATGCAATTTGTCGTTCGGGATTTAGTGCGGGCCAGTGAAAAACAAGTCACTCTGGAAATGAGTGGACAGGAAACCGAAATTGATAAATTCGTGGTCGAACGAATGCTTGACCCCCTATTACATCTGGTGCGAAATGCCGTCAGTCATGGAATTGAATCTCCCCAAGAGCGCCTCGAAGCCGGGAAACCGCCCCAGGGAACCCTGAAACTGCGGGCAACAACCTCTGGGGAAACCGTCGTGATTGAAATTGAAGATGATGGTCGCGGTGTTGATGTTGAAACCGTTATTGAACGAGTCACGACCCAGACCCAACTCACTGAAACTCGATCCTTTGTTTCTCTGCTGGAAAACAAACATGGGGAAGTCGCAAAGCCCGATCAATATAATATGATGGCGTTATTAGATATTCTGTGCAGTGCCGGATTTTCCACTAAAAATGAAGTGGATTTAGTGTCGGGACGGGGGGTAGGGATGTCAATTGTTAAAAATACCGTTCAGGAGTTAGGGGGGTTCCTGAGTTTAGATACCCATAAAGGTCAAGGAACTCGATTTACGATTCAACTTCCCCTCACCTTAGCAATTACAGATGCTTTGATTATTTCTGTATCTCAACAAACCTTTGCTATTCCCCAAGCGGCGGTGCTGGAAGTGCTAGAAGTTTCGACATCCCAAATTATTTCGTTTGAGAAGAACGAAATTGTCAGCTATCGCAACACGGTTTTACCCGTGATCCGTCTAGCCTCAATTTTCCCCCTTTCTGCCACCTATCCCCAGTCAAACCCGCCCTTGTGTTCCCTAGAACCCTCATCCTTAATGATGATTGTGGTCGGAAGTGGAGAAAATACCGTCGCTTTAGTCGTGGATCGGGTGACGGGACTACGAGAAATTGTAGTCACACCCTTAACCGATCCCTTTGTCCAAGTGACAGGAATAGCTGGAGCCACAGAACTTGGAGATCGCCGGGTGGTTTTAATTTTAGATGTGGGTGCTTTAGTCCGACTTGCCACGTTTGCTTGATTTTAACCGTCAACCTTAGTTATCAGTTATCAGTTATCAGTTATCAGTTATCAGTTATCAGTAGAGACGTGCCATGGCACGTCTGTACCAGTATTCGTAATTCGTAATTCGTATGTCAGACGTCTTAACTTCAACTCAACCCTATATTTTATTTGAACTAGCTGATACAACCTTTGGCATTCCCTCTCAAATTGTGCAGCAAATGGAAATGATTGAACAAATTACCCCCGTTCCTAACACTTTACCCTTTGTGGAAGGAGTTGTTTTTTCGAGGGGACAAGTCATTCCCGCCATTAATTTACGAGTCCGATTTGGACTGGAGAAAACCTCTTATAATCTACGAACTCGTTTAATTGTGATTCATTCCCATCATCGTACCGTTGGATTAATTGTAGATACGGCTAGGGAATTTATCGCAATCCCAGAGCAAACTATTCAACCCCCACCCGAAGGAATCTCTAATTTAAGCGGTCGATATTTAGCGGGAATTGCCACCTTAGGACAACGAGTTATCTTGATTCTCAATGTTGAAGAATTACTGATCAATCAGTCATCAGTTATCAGTCATCAGTCATCAGTGTAGAGACGGGCCAAAAGCCTTACGGCATGGCTTCGCCAAGGCACGTCTGTACCAGTTATCGGTTATCAGTAAGAGTGCGAAGTGCGAGGTACGGAGTGCGGGGCGCGTTATTTCTTCGTACTCCGCACTCCGCACTCCGCACTCTTGTATCAGTCATCAATTAAAGGAGAAAGATCATGGCTAAAGTCAATAATAAGCAACAAAAAAATTATAAAAATCAGCAAAAAAACTCCCCTGAAATTCCTGATCAAAACCCACCTGAGTTGATAATTCAACAGCTACGACAACAAAATCAGCAAATCCTAATTAAAACCCAAGATATTGTACAAGCAGTAGAACATCTTTCAGAAGGGATGAACACCCAAACTCGCCTAGCAGAAGAAAGTAGTAGCCAAATTCAGACCCTAACAACCTCCTTAAAACATACAGCAACCCAAGCCCAATCCGTTGCCGTTTCTGGAGAAGAATTAGTGTCTTCTATTAATGAAATGGCAGCCTCTATTGAACAAGTAACCGCCAGTAGCACCGAACTGGCAACGGCTATTAGACAAACCTCAACGTCCGTTCAACAAAGCAGTGTTTCTACCCATAATGTTGCCAATAGTGCTCAAGAAATGGCAACTTCAGCCTCTCAAGTCACCGCCTCAATGGTACAAGTAGCCGCATCAATTAAAAGTGTCAGTTTGGACACCGAAAACCTAGCTGCTGCCGTCAACGAAACCGCCGCTTCCATTGAAGAAATGACCAGTTCCATTGGTGGGGTCGCTCAAAATGCCGATGATT
Above is a window of Planktothrix sp. FACHB-1365 DNA encoding:
- a CDS encoding Uma2 family endonuclease; its protein translation is MVISPVILNLDRVHLSDEQFYQLCQNNRDLKFERNAQGELTIMSPVGGESGNREADLIADLVIWNRQTKLGYTFSSSTIFKLPNGGDRSPDVAWIKKERWENLTPEQRRKFPPIAPDFVIELRSATDELEPLRQKMLEYLDAGVQLGWLINPQQQQVEIYRLEKPVELRNIPTELSGEKILPGFRLNLLLF
- a CDS encoding serine hydrolase, yielding MAQRSPRQSFFSKLSASNSGSASSGPKSRNGNSSKSQPRRRSRGSTPPQPQPVPRRDRSPEPRQNVDPSRLESFDPLVSQLRQQAPRRPKSRQSPSQPGKRPRQKVTLASILSFLKPPISGSQRSRRSPRDRVATTSLPGRPRDQSVKRIRKKRRVSPMVYATRLLILGIGIGVISGTILSILNALGRSSAEANQTVNLTLEQQQNPNSNPSNTQVQPLQLTQEATDLKTAILALAQDSPKLKPGVFLVDLDTGNYVDISGETPIPAASTIKLPILVSFFQAVDEGRIRLDEILTMEEKHIAKGSGELQDKPIGSKFTALETATLMITNSDNTATNMIIDRLGGIESLNQQFVSWQLKQTQMQNILPDLEGTNKTTSKDLVTLMAEINQGKLVSVKSRDFMLRIMQQTRNRSLLPSGLGEGAFIAHKTGNIDTVSGDIGLIDMPNGKRYLVGVLVQREEDDPQAEELIRQISSTIYQYFDTSTNPVPNSEPSPDSDEVPDQNDQQ
- a CDS encoding RNA methyltransferase; translated protein: MSQTVSENTRLTFIRIVLVEPAGALNVGSVARVMKNMGLEQLILVNPHCDPLGDEAKRMAVHAVDILEQAIIVSSLPEALTGCQRAIATTARSRSQALPTDLEEPRTVLPWLLDCPSALIFGPEDRGLNNHELSYAQRFLRIPSSSSYPSLNLAQAVGVCCYELRYLALEIQPTPAQPMESPNPSTVPLEVLEGYYQQLETLLLRVGYLYPHTSNSRMKKFRRLFNRANLTGEEVAMLRGILSQVEWAINCNNFVAIDDTLKASPD
- a CDS encoding DUF2256 domain-containing protein, translating into MVRVPSKSDLPTKICPVCDRPFTGRKKWANCWDEVKYCSERCRRRRSSSTPEIEHPQ
- a CDS encoding isoaspartyl peptidase/L-asparaginase encodes the protein MVVQPKLIIHGGAGSSLQGKGGLEAVRKSLYQVIDEVYALLLKGASAKEAVVRGCQLLEDDPRFNAGTGSVLQSDGQIRMSAALMDGTLKRFSGVINVSRVKNPIDLAVFLQNASDHVLSDSGAAELARELQLPLYNPLTDQRLQEWLEDRKDNFKRSMANVVSEPAGTGTIGVVALDQNGQLVAGTSTGGKGFERIGRVSDSATPAGNYATDQAGVSCTGIGEDILDECLAAKIVTRVTDGQTLKAAFDKSFAEAHERQRDFGAIGIDATGAIAWGKTCDVILAAFHDGQNKGDSLEAPKGTQVFSGIY
- a CDS encoding response regulator encodes the protein MQTILALSAQGVWIMRRILVVDDSATMRKMVIASLRDLTDVSFSEAGNGLEAIEQLEVAPFDLMILDLNMPDMHGLEVLKFVLGHPSYHDTPIVILTTKGDENSRSKAIAAGAACYLTKPFEPKFLASEIRQLLTSVSV
- a CDS encoding chemotaxis protein CheA — protein: MSNPPNKNFFEDFLEDYFAECEEHLAVIRRELLTLESWINQSQIERSHLNELFRCFHSIKGLSGMVGVGLAEELAHQMESYLRVLRDQKIALSSDGFDALIAGTKLLEQVITCHRTQTPPPDITDISTQLRAVIPNENVENPLSGLVTPVEFKLKPQEQETFNTAINNGETLWHFVFSPSTQLSEQGIRVNTIREHLQTFGQLIYTAPRMSEGNKILFDFILATTLPEIPFPETEQPGLTWQLYLKGRKPETADPEATPPEEDHPIPPAPPLPLSPSPLPLSPSSNVVRVDLPKLDDLMRMVGDLVMSRARLEDHFKSITSYLPSPQIRALQEINLMLERQLRDLRQGVMQVRLVPIGEIFARMQFVVRDLVRASEKQVTLEMSGQETEIDKFVVERMLDPLLHLVRNAVSHGIESPQERLEAGKPPQGTLKLRATTSGETVVIEIEDDGRGVDVETVIERVTTQTQLTETRSFVSLLENKHGEVAKPDQYNMMALLDILCSAGFSTKNEVDLVSGRGVGMSIVKNTVQELGGFLSLDTHKGQGTRFTIQLPLTLAITDALIISVSQQTFAIPQAAVLEVLEVSTSQIISFEKNEIVSYRNTVLPVIRLASIFPLSATYPQSNPPLCSLEPSSLMMIVVGSGENTVALVVDRVTGLREIVVTPLTDPFVQVTGIAGATELGDRRVVLILDVGALVRLATFA
- a CDS encoding chemotaxis protein CheW — its product is MSDVLTSTQPYILFELADTTFGIPSQIVQQMEMIEQITPVPNTLPFVEGVVFSRGQVIPAINLRVRFGLEKTSYNLRTRLIVIHSHHRTVGLIVDTAREFIAIPEQTIQPPPEGISNLSGRYLAGIATLGQRVILILNVEELLINQSSVISHQSSV